A single region of the Saprospiraceae bacterium genome encodes:
- a CDS encoding sigma-70 family RNA polymerase sigma factor: protein MINPKPLIPVVETRLMCTDTELITAASEGDDNAFRLLVERYQNQVNATVIGMLGNVTEADDVAQGVFIRFYQSLDKFRGESGLGTYLTRIAINLSLNELKRRQRRFQRFFSFQKSEKPIDLPDRSETPERLDDRDLIANALQQLEPDFRSIVVLRLVDGYSVKETAEMLDLPMGTVASRLARAQLKLKTILKGD from the coding sequence ATGATCAATCCCAAACCTTTAATACCGGTAGTGGAAACCCGATTAATGTGTACAGATACAGAACTGATTACTGCTGCGAGCGAAGGTGATGACAATGCCTTTAGGTTATTGGTGGAGCGTTATCAAAATCAGGTCAACGCAACGGTAATAGGGATGTTGGGAAATGTGACAGAGGCAGATGATGTAGCACAAGGTGTATTTATACGATTTTATCAATCGCTTGATAAATTTAGAGGGGAGTCGGGACTTGGTACCTACCTGACGCGGATTGCTATTAACTTGTCGTTAAACGAATTAAAGAGGCGACAACGAAGGTTCCAACGTTTTTTTTCTTTTCAGAAATCAGAAAAACCAATTGATTTGCCAGATAGGAGTGAGACACCAGAACGACTGGATGATAGAGATTTGATTGCCAATGCCTTGCAACAACTGGAACCAGATTTTCGCAGCATAGTCGTACTGCGCTTGGTCGATGGATATTCCGTCAAAGAAACAGCAGAAATGTTGGATTTGCCAATGGGGACCGTTGCTTCGAGGCTGGCTCGGGCCCAACTGAAATTGAAGACGATCCTCAAAGGGGATTAG
- a CDS encoding response regulator encodes MAFKQIILIDDDLAVNYYHRYIIEHENLAESIQVADNVDDGMQLLLNLPEKPADNGEINLILLDINMPKYTGFELLEKYPLVFERAASLGFHTIILTTSDNPKDLATAEQFSIIKGYLQKPLTAEKLNSIKKVICRNL; translated from the coding sequence ATGGCTTTTAAACAAATTATCTTAATTGATGATGACCTTGCGGTCAATTATTACCATCGCTATATTATCGAACACGAAAACCTTGCCGAAAGTATTCAGGTAGCTGATAACGTAGATGATGGTATGCAATTGCTTTTAAACCTCCCTGAAAAGCCCGCAGATAATGGGGAAATCAATTTAATCCTTCTGGATATAAATATGCCCAAATATACGGGCTTTGAGCTCCTGGAAAAATACCCTTTAGTTTTTGAACGTGCAGCCAGCCTTGGCTTCCACACGATTATTCTAACGACTTCTGATAATCCAAAAGATTTGGCCACTGCTGAACAATTTTCTATTATAAAAGGCTATTTGCAGAAACCTTTAACAGCGGAAAAGTTAAATTCGATAAAGAAGGTTATTTGCAGAAACCTTTAA
- a CDS encoding DNA polymerase III subunit gamma/tau, producing MSKFVVSARKYRPNRFDEVVGQEHVSVTLKNALQNDHLAHAFLFCGPRGVGKTTCARILAKILNCQNPSTDFEPCNKCESCEAFNENASFNITELDAASNNSVEHIRALIEQVRFQPQKGKYKVFIIDEVHMLSQQAFNAFLKTLEEPPSYAIFILATTEKHKIIPTILSRCQIFDFRRIQVPDMVSHLEEICQQENITAESDALHIIAQKADGALRDALSIFDRIVSFSGKKLTYEDVITNLNVLDYDYYFKFVDALLREDISQVLVIFDDILKKGFDAELFINGLAEHLRNLLVCKDGQTLTLLEVSDSLRARYKEQAMVSPTSYLLTALNLANDCDINYKMARNKRLHAEMALIKMAHINRAFKLSEQALSPQPLEKKNLDLSEQTPTPIATPTPPPVAIPPQETPKPVPSSPASPTADNNGTQQAPPAIKTSAKHSIAKINLDSLLAEVQQDTVSEEKVTQEELTTEKLIKAWEAFVEQLDKETIKSIFKNATIDLEGKTIVIKTGSAIAESAIREELGLMDFIRKQVGHHDLVMNLIRDESMVKKEPPKRRKNLNAKEKYLLMNESNPQVRALIDRFGLRPDDEQ from the coding sequence ATGAGTAAATTCGTTGTATCGGCGCGTAAATATCGACCCAATCGCTTTGATGAGGTAGTGGGGCAGGAACACGTTTCTGTTACCCTGAAAAATGCCTTGCAAAACGATCACCTGGCACACGCCTTTTTGTTTTGCGGACCACGCGGTGTCGGAAAAACAACCTGCGCACGAATATTAGCTAAAATCCTCAATTGCCAAAACCCTTCGACCGACTTTGAACCCTGCAATAAATGTGAATCTTGTGAGGCCTTTAATGAAAATGCTTCTTTTAATATCACCGAACTAGATGCCGCTTCCAATAACTCTGTAGAACATATTAGAGCGCTAATTGAACAAGTTCGGTTTCAGCCACAGAAAGGAAAATATAAAGTATTTATCATAGATGAGGTACATATGCTCAGTCAACAGGCCTTCAATGCCTTTTTGAAGACCCTGGAAGAGCCACCCTCTTACGCCATTTTCATCCTGGCAACGACTGAAAAACACAAAATCATTCCTACCATCTTATCCCGTTGCCAAATTTTTGACTTCCGGCGGATTCAGGTGCCTGATATGGTAAGCCATTTGGAGGAAATCTGTCAACAGGAAAATATAACAGCGGAAAGTGATGCCTTACATATCATCGCTCAAAAAGCAGATGGTGCCCTCCGGGACGCCTTGTCCATTTTTGATCGGATTGTCTCTTTTTCAGGCAAAAAACTTACTTACGAAGACGTTATTACCAACCTCAATGTGTTGGATTATGATTACTATTTCAAATTTGTAGATGCGCTTTTGCGGGAAGATATATCCCAGGTATTAGTCATTTTTGATGATATTCTTAAAAAAGGCTTCGATGCCGAGCTTTTTATCAATGGTTTGGCAGAACACCTGCGGAACCTCCTCGTATGCAAGGACGGACAAACCTTGACCTTGCTGGAAGTGAGTGACAGCCTGCGAGCACGCTACAAGGAACAAGCGATGGTCAGTCCAACTTCCTACTTACTGACCGCCCTCAATCTCGCCAATGATTGCGATATCAACTACAAAATGGCGCGCAACAAACGCCTGCATGCAGAAATGGCACTCATCAAAATGGCACACATCAACCGCGCTTTCAAGTTGTCTGAGCAGGCTTTGTCCCCCCAACCCCTTGAAAAAAAAAACCTTGACCTAAGTGAGCAAACACCAACACCTATAGCAACGCCGACGCCTCCTCCTGTTGCTATTCCACCTCAGGAAACGCCTAAACCAGTACCCTCTTCCCCTGCCTCCCCAACAGCCGACAACAATGGAACACAACAAGCCCCTCCTGCTATCAAAACCTCTGCTAAACACAGCATCGCCAAAATAAACCTGGATTCGCTTTTAGCAGAAGTACAACAAGATACCGTATCGGAAGAAAAAGTAACACAGGAGGAACTCACTACGGAAAAACTTATTAAAGCTTGGGAGGCATTTGTCGAGCAATTGGATAAAGAAACCATTAAGTCTATTTTCAAAAATGCGACAATTGATTTGGAGGGAAAAACCATAGTGATAAAAACCGGCTCAGCTATTGCAGAAAGTGCAATCAGAGAAGAACTTGGATTGATGGATTTTATCCGAAAACAAGTAGGGCATCATGATCTTGTAATGAACCTAATACGGGATGAGTCCATGGTGAAAAAAGAACCTCCTAAACGGAGAAAAAACTTAAATGCAAAAGAAAAATACTTGTTGATGAATGAAAGTAACCCACAGGTGAGAGCACTCATTGACCGATTTGGTTTGCGACCAGATGATGAGCAGTAA
- a CDS encoding Crp/Fnr family transcriptional regulator, which produces MSNNQSLWYLENIDVTGLFCPKKIGRGDMEEHAHKIFKKGEYIYLPDEQADRIYFLTEGRVKIGSYADTGKEITKAILNKGEVFGELSLIGEEKRRDFAYAMENTTLCILTVNDMRSLMRDHNSLSLFLMKIMGSRMLEMEQRLEALVFKDSRTRIIEFLHNLATNKGQRVGYEHVVRKFMTHQEIANLTATSRQTVTTVLNDLRNKNILTFDRRRLLVRDLELLAKESQLV; this is translated from the coding sequence ATGAGTAATAACCAATCCCTCTGGTATTTAGAAAACATCGATGTTACAGGTCTATTTTGCCCCAAGAAAATAGGTCGTGGTGACATGGAAGAACATGCTCATAAAATATTTAAAAAAGGAGAATACATTTACCTTCCAGATGAGCAAGCTGATCGCATTTATTTTCTTACCGAAGGGAGGGTGAAAATTGGCTCTTATGCTGATACCGGCAAGGAAATCACAAAAGCTATCTTAAATAAAGGGGAAGTATTTGGTGAACTTTCGCTCATTGGAGAAGAAAAAAGAAGAGACTTTGCCTATGCTATGGAGAATACAACCCTTTGTATTCTTACGGTAAATGACATGAGATCGCTGATGCGTGATCACAACTCATTGAGCCTTTTTCTAATGAAAATAATGGGCTCCCGCATGCTCGAAATGGAACAACGCCTGGAAGCATTAGTTTTTAAGGACTCCAGGACGAGGATCATAGAATTTTTGCACAACCTGGCAACAAATAAAGGACAAAGGGTTGGTTATGAACACGTGGTACGAAAATTTATGACGCACCAGGAAATTGCCAACCTCACAGCTACCTCCCGCCAAACCGTTACAACTGTTTTAAATGATTTGCGGAATAAAAATATCCTGACCTTCGACCGTCGACGCTTATTGGTAAGAGATTTGGAGCTCCTGGCTAAAGAATCTCAGCTTGTCTAA
- the proS gene encoding proline--tRNA ligase: MSKSKEITSRSEDYSQWYIDIVKKAGLADNSAVRGCMVIKPNGFAVWEKIQGQLDRMFKDTGHVNAYFPLFIPKSFLSREAEHVEGFAKECAVVTHHRLMNAPDGSGLVVDPSAKLEEELIVRPTSETIIWHTYKDWINSYRDLPILINQWANVVRWEMRTRLFLRTAEFLWQEGHTAHATKAEAVAEARQMQEVYATFAEEYMAMPVIRGAKTANERFAGAEDTLTIEAMMQDGKALQAGTSHFLGQNFARAFDVKFLNENNKEELVWATSWGVSTRLIGGLIMTHSDDNGLVIPPKLAPTQVVIVPIPKPTPEIDEVADKVMRMLKDKGISVKYDLDMKKRPGFKFAQYEMEGIPVRIGIGARDLENGVVEVARRDTKEKMSIPLDGIALYIEQLLKDIQDNLYQTALNFRNEHTTRVDSFEEFKAVLDRDIPGFISAHWDGTTETELKIKELTKATIRCIPNNNVQEAGKCILTGQPSKERVLFAKAY, encoded by the coding sequence ATGTCAAAGTCTAAGGAAATCACTAGTAGAAGCGAGGATTACTCACAGTGGTATATTGATATTGTAAAGAAAGCAGGTTTGGCTGACAATTCAGCCGTTCGAGGTTGTATGGTTATCAAACCGAATGGATTTGCAGTCTGGGAGAAGATACAAGGCCAGTTGGATCGCATGTTTAAGGATACAGGACATGTGAACGCCTATTTTCCTTTATTTATCCCCAAAAGTTTTCTTAGTCGCGAAGCAGAACATGTTGAGGGTTTTGCTAAGGAGTGCGCTGTCGTTACCCATCATCGCCTGATGAATGCGCCCGACGGCAGTGGATTGGTGGTTGACCCTAGCGCAAAATTGGAAGAAGAACTCATTGTAAGGCCAACCTCGGAGACTATAATTTGGCATACCTATAAAGATTGGATCAACTCCTATCGCGATTTACCCATTCTCATCAACCAGTGGGCAAATGTTGTACGTTGGGAAATGCGTACGCGATTATTTTTGCGAACTGCCGAATTTCTTTGGCAAGAAGGACATACGGCGCATGCCACAAAAGCAGAAGCAGTAGCAGAAGCCAGGCAGATGCAGGAGGTCTATGCCACCTTTGCAGAGGAGTACATGGCGATGCCCGTTATCCGAGGGGCTAAAACGGCGAATGAACGTTTTGCAGGAGCAGAGGATACCCTGACCATTGAAGCGATGATGCAAGACGGCAAGGCTTTGCAAGCCGGAACCTCGCACTTTTTGGGGCAAAATTTTGCCAGGGCTTTTGATGTGAAATTTTTGAATGAAAACAATAAGGAAGAACTGGTTTGGGCAACTTCATGGGGCGTTTCCACGCGTTTGATCGGTGGCCTGATAATGACCCATTCAGACGATAATGGCTTGGTTATTCCACCAAAATTAGCGCCGACGCAAGTGGTTATCGTGCCCATACCAAAACCTACACCAGAAATTGACGAAGTCGCCGATAAAGTGATGCGCATGTTGAAAGATAAGGGCATCAGTGTCAAGTATGATTTGGACATGAAGAAGCGGCCTGGTTTCAAATTCGCTCAATATGAAATGGAAGGAATTCCCGTTCGAATTGGGATTGGGGCACGTGATTTAGAGAACGGTGTTGTGGAGGTGGCACGCAGAGATACCAAAGAAAAAATGAGTATACCTTTGGATGGTATTGCCTTATATATTGAGCAATTACTAAAGGATATTCAAGATAATTTATATCAAACGGCTTTGAATTTCAGAAATGAACATACCACTAGGGTAGATTCTTTCGAAGAATTCAAAGCGGTGCTTGATAGGGATATTCCTGGGTTTATTTCTGCACATTGGGATGGGACGACTGAGACAGAACTTAAAATCAAGGAGTTGACAAAAGCGACTATTCGCTGTATTCCTAATAATAATGTACAAGAAGCAGGGAAATGTATCTTAACTGGACAACCTTCCAAAGAAAGGGTACTATTTGCTAAAGCGTATTAA
- a CDS encoding HD domain-containing protein: MISREQANTMLQEMTKTTSLLRHARTVELVMRALARHFGEEEEKFGVVGLLHDADYEKFPDQHPNVIVQQLKELGEEELAHAIAGHYTKWNVPRETMLDKCIVAADELTGFIYAAALIRPTKITGMDAKSVMKKFKTKTFAASVDREEVQKGAELIGMELQQLINFIIPVLEAHKEELGLV; the protein is encoded by the coding sequence ATGATTTCACGCGAACAAGCCAATACCATGTTACAAGAAATGACTAAAACCACTTCCCTTCTTCGACATGCCCGTACCGTAGAACTCGTCATGAGAGCCCTTGCTCGACATTTTGGAGAAGAGGAAGAAAAGTTCGGCGTAGTTGGCTTACTTCACGATGCTGATTATGAAAAATTTCCAGATCAACACCCCAATGTGATTGTCCAGCAATTAAAAGAATTAGGCGAAGAGGAGCTTGCCCACGCCATCGCGGGTCACTATACCAAATGGAATGTCCCCCGTGAAACGATGCTTGACAAATGTATTGTCGCTGCAGATGAATTGACTGGCTTTATTTATGCAGCAGCCTTGATTCGCCCTACTAAGATTACAGGTATGGACGCCAAGTCTGTTATGAAAAAATTCAAAACGAAAACCTTTGCTGCTTCTGTCGATAGGGAAGAAGTACAAAAAGGTGCTGAATTAATCGGTATGGAACTTCAGCAATTAATCAATTTTATCATTCCCGTTTTGGAAGCCCATAAGGAAGAGTTAGGTTTAGTCTAA